The following are encoded together in the Cicer arietinum cultivar CDC Frontier isolate Library 1 chromosome 2, Cicar.CDCFrontier_v2.0, whole genome shotgun sequence genome:
- the LOC101488922 gene encoding zinc-finger homeodomain protein 2-like has product MEFDEQEEQEEEMEIPEASTPVPASYDSLGNSASRSKFAVGADGRKISGGGGGFASTVKYRECQKNHAVSFGGHAVDGCCEFIAAGEEGTLEAVICAACNCHRNFHRKEIDGETVSSCQRSQPPPPPPQYHHYNQFSPYYHRTSPSTAGYLHHHLATPPISHHRPLALPAAASGGGFSGEEDDMSNPSSSGGGGGGSKKRFRTKFTQEQKEKMLAFAEQHGWRIQKHDEADVEQFCAENCVKRNVLKVWMHNNKNTLG; this is encoded by the coding sequence ATGGAATTTGACGAGCAAGaggaacaagaagaagaaatggAGATTCCAGAGGCATCAACTCCGGTGCCGGCGAGTTATGACTCACTCGGAAACTCAGCCTCAAGGTCAAAATTCGCCGTCGGAGCTGATGGACGGAAAATCAGCGGTGGTGGCGGTGGTTTCGCTTCAACGGTGAAGTACCGAGAATGTCAGAAGAATCACGCCGTTAGCTTCGGGGGCCACGCCGTTGACGGTTGTTGCGAGTTCATAGCCGCCGGAGAAGAAGGAACACTTGAAGCAGTGATTTGCGCGGCTTGTAATTGTCACCGGAACTTTCACCGGAAGGAGATCGACGGCGAGACAGTTAGTTCATGTCAGCGTTCACAACCACCACCTCCGCCGCCACAATACCACCACTACAACCAATTCTCACCTTACTACCACCGTACTTCGCCTTCCACCGCCGGTTACCTCCACCACCACCTTGCAACTCCTCCGATTTCGCACCACAGACCATTGGCTCTCCCTGCCGCCGCCTCTGGAGGCGGATTCAGCGGAGAAGAAGATGATATGTCAAACCCTAGTAGTAGCGGCGGTGGCGGTGGAGGATCAAAGAAAAGATTCAGAACAAAATTCACACAGGAACAGAAAGAGAAGATGTTAGCATTTGCAGAACAACACGGTTGGAGAATTCAGAAACATGATGAGGCTGATGTTGAACAGTTTTGTGCTGAAAATTGTGTGAAGAGAAATGTTCTCAAAGTTTGGATGCACAATAACAAGAACACTCTTG